ATTCGACGTCTCTCTTTCTTCAGGCGGCGTGTTGGCGTTGAGGGGGAAATCTATCCGGCGACGATAGGAACTTTCGAACGTCTCGTTCAACGCTTTGATGGTCTTCAGGACGAGTCTGTCCTGTTCCCAGGGCTGGAGCTTTGGCCCTGCGGTCGAGTGGGTCGCCAACAGGTCCATGAGCGTGATCACGTTCGTATTCAACGACCGCCCGACGAATTCCCGCTGCGACTCGACCGTCGTCTGCTTCAGCCCCAGCTGCTTGGCCACGGCCTGAATCAATGCAAAGTTGACCATGAAGCTGTATTGGCCTCCAAACTGGCCGTAACAGGGTTTCTCGGGATCGTTCAAAACCTTCATGTCGGCCGTCCCGGCATCGAAGGCACTGAACCCGATTGCGTCGGGAGCCAGGAGACGCTTCGCTTCTTTCAACGTTGCGAAGGCACCGACGTTCACCGGCACTAAGACATCTTGGTCGATGGACTGCAGAAATTCCGCAATCGTTTTCCGATAGGACACGTCTTTCCATTCAATTGTGCGGTATTCTCTTTCCCAGACCAATCCATCGAGAAAGGGAGGGAAAGTCTTGAGCGTGGCAAGATTCTTCTCCTGAAACGCCCGGACGAACGCCGACCAATCCTGAATCGTGGCATGGAGCGATTCGCTGAGGTTGGGACGGAGATATTCTTCTTCGACTTCGCCCCCATGTTTCACCAACAATTTCGTCGGAAGATCGTTCCACAGCTCATTACAGAAGATTCGATCGATGGTCGCCTCGGCCACGCCGGCCACATGTTCGATCGAACCGCAATGGCTGTCCACACGATCCCGATGAACCGCCAGATCCGGATGTGCCAAAGCCCTGTCCAACACCAGCTGTTCCCAGTCGACCATAACGTACCGAACCCGTCGATAAATCGTGTTCTGCCTATCGAGGGTCTTGAGATGGCTGAGGAAACAGACGGCGAGATTCCCGTTCCCGGGCCCAAGCTCCAGAATCGTGAGGCGAGACTCGCTGGACAAGCGTGACTGGCGGGACAATTCCGAGGAGCCCGTCGAAGCCGTCTCGCCTTTCCCGCGTTTCACGCCCGTCTCGCGCTTCGTGACACGCTCGAAATAATCGGCCGCCAGCGCATGGGCGAGACGGAAGTCCGCGGACGCAAAGGTCTGGTAATAGGATCGAAGGTTGTCTCCCCGCAGCCCATAGAAGAGCTGGTTGAGATGAGCCTGCCACTGATCAAGCGGCTTGTATTCACCGATCAGCTGTGGAAGGGCGTCCGCATCTTGCAGCATACTCTCACAATCACTGGTAATGGATTGGCGAATAGACCATGGTGGGCGAA
This region of Nitrospira sp. genomic DNA includes:
- a CDS encoding SAM-dependent methyltransferase, which gives rise to MLQDADALPQLIGEYKPLDQWQAHLNQLFYGLRGDNLRSYYQTFASADFRLAHALAADYFERVTKRETGVKRGKGETASTGSSELSRQSRLSSESRLTILELGPGNGNLAVCFLSHLKTLDRQNTIYRRVRYVMVDWEQLVLDRALAHPDLAVHRDRVDSHCGSIEHVAGVAEATIDRIFCNELWNDLPTKLLVKHGGEVEEEYLRPNLSESLHATIQDWSAFVRAFQEKNLATLKTFPPFLDGLVWEREYRTIEWKDVSYRKTIAEFLQSIDQDVLVPVNVGAFATLKEAKRLLAPDAIGFSAFDAGTADMKVLNDPEKPCYGQFGGQYSFMVNFALIQAVAKQLGLKQTTVESQREFVGRSLNTNVITLMDLLATHSTAGPKLQPWEQDRLVLKTIKALNETFESSYRRRIDFPLNANTPPEERETSNTILRSLKDNGVPDTVAYLTEEELARAQKDLETIGYESDAISMALSAPPSPVEYCHFFCR